One window from the genome of Metabacillus flavus encodes:
- a CDS encoding ribonuclease J codes for MNSKHTENIKVIALGGVGEIGKNMFVIEVDEDLFIVDAGLMHPEGEMLGIDVVIPDISYLIENRSRVKAMFLTHGHEENIGGVFYVMQKLSIPVYGTKLTLALVVEKLKEYGMKNQSLLKEIDSDSKIEFDSAAVTFFRTNHSIPDSVGVAVHTSLGSIVHTGDFKFDQTPTSNHVSDISKMAALGDEGVLCLLSDSTNAEKPGYSASESVVGSEIATAMYNADGRVIIAVFASNYSRIQHVINAAIENNRKLAIVGKNMMNVLQTAIKLGYIHVQEDLIIPLQELEKHPHHKIAILTTGTNGEPLGALNRMARHSHKQLNVTEGDTVMIAATPLPGHELEFSKTIDLLYRAGANVVFGQKQVHVSGHGNQEELKLMLNLMKPKYFIPINGEYKMQVAHGKLAQQVGMNKKEILLIEKGDVVHFKENSVRTGSKVTSGNVLIDGLGVGDVGNIVLRDRRLLSQDGILIVVVTLDKANKRVVAGPEIISRGFVYVRESEELLDKSALIVKEIADKCMKDRLIEWSSLKLNIREALNQYLYERTKRRPMILPIIMEV; via the coding sequence TTGAATTCGAAACATACAGAAAATATTAAAGTGATCGCTTTAGGCGGCGTTGGGGAAATCGGCAAAAATATGTTTGTCATCGAAGTGGATGAAGACTTGTTTATTGTTGATGCCGGACTAATGCATCCTGAAGGAGAAATGCTCGGAATTGACGTAGTGATTCCGGATATTTCGTATTTGATTGAAAACCGCAGCCGTGTGAAAGCTATGTTTTTAACTCATGGCCACGAAGAAAATATTGGCGGTGTTTTTTATGTCATGCAAAAATTATCCATTCCTGTATATGGAACGAAACTTACCCTGGCACTTGTTGTGGAAAAGCTTAAAGAATATGGAATGAAGAATCAGTCTTTGCTAAAAGAAATTGATTCCGATTCTAAAATTGAATTTGACTCCGCTGCCGTCACCTTTTTCCGAACAAACCACAGCATACCAGATTCCGTAGGGGTAGCCGTCCATACATCCCTTGGTTCAATTGTACATACCGGAGATTTTAAATTTGACCAGACTCCAACCAGCAATCATGTATCAGATATCAGCAAAATGGCTGCTTTAGGAGATGAAGGTGTTCTCTGCCTGCTTTCCGACAGCACGAATGCGGAAAAACCAGGCTACAGTGCATCCGAATCTGTGGTAGGAAGTGAAATTGCCACAGCCATGTACAATGCGGATGGCAGGGTCATCATTGCCGTATTTGCATCCAATTACAGCCGGATTCAGCACGTAATTAATGCAGCAATTGAAAATAACCGTAAGCTTGCAATCGTCGGCAAAAACATGATGAATGTTCTTCAGACAGCTATTAAGCTGGGCTACATCCATGTGCAGGAAGATTTGATTATTCCTTTGCAGGAGCTTGAAAAACATCCCCATCATAAAATTGCCATCTTAACAACAGGAACAAACGGTGAACCGCTTGGTGCCCTGAACAGAATGGCCAGGCATTCTCATAAACAGCTGAACGTTACCGAGGGAGATACGGTGATGATTGCCGCTACACCTCTCCCAGGCCACGAACTGGAGTTTTCGAAAACAATCGACCTGCTTTACCGGGCGGGTGCCAATGTCGTTTTTGGACAGAAGCAGGTTCATGTTTCCGGACACGGCAATCAGGAAGAATTAAAGCTGATGCTTAACTTAATGAAGCCTAAATACTTTATTCCTATCAACGGTGAGTATAAAATGCAGGTGGCCCATGGCAAACTTGCACAGCAAGTGGGAATGAATAAAAAAGAGATCCTGCTGATTGAAAAAGGGGATGTCGTTCATTTTAAAGAAAATTCGGTCCGGACAGGCTCTAAAGTCACTTCGGGGAATGTTCTGATTGATGGTTTAGGAGTTGGAGACGTAGGAAACATTGTACTCCGGGACCGCAGACTTCTTTCGCAGGATGGAATATTAATTGTTGTTGTCACCCTGGATAAAGCAAACAAGCGGGTTGTAGCAGGACCTGAAATTATCTCCAGAGGCTTCGTTTACGTGAGAGAATCTGAAGAGCTTTTGGATAAATCGGCCCTCATTGTAAAAGAAATTGCTGATAAATGCATGAAGGATCGTTTAATCGAATGGTCATCTCTCAAGCTGAATATCAGGGAAGCGTTAAATCAATATCTGTATGAGCGTACAAAGCGCCGTCCGATGATTCTTCCGATTATCATGGAAGTTTAA
- a CDS encoding ClpP family protease, whose protein sequence is MAFSNEHQEYRSTNDQSEQSEKQDEKQGSLTEKIQQLGQTNIPQMSQETNIHCLTIVGQIEGHIQLPPQNKTTKYEHVIPQIVAIEQNPKIEGLLVILNTVGGDVEAGLAIAEMLGSLSKPTVSIVLGGGHSIGVPIAVSCTHSFIAETATMTIHPVRLTGLVIGVPQTFEYLDKMQDRVVNFVTKHSNISEEKFKELMFSKGNLTRDIGTNVVGTDAVEYGLIDAVGGVGSAIKKLNELIEQNKGNDQEEQVLQ, encoded by the coding sequence ATGGCATTTTCAAATGAGCATCAGGAATACAGAAGCACAAACGATCAGTCTGAGCAATCGGAGAAGCAGGATGAAAAGCAAGGCTCCCTGACCGAAAAAATACAGCAGCTTGGACAAACAAATATACCTCAAATGTCACAGGAAACGAACATCCACTGCTTGACTATTGTGGGGCAGATCGAGGGGCACATTCAGCTCCCGCCCCAAAATAAAACAACGAAATATGAGCATGTGATTCCGCAAATTGTTGCTATTGAACAGAATCCGAAAATTGAAGGCTTGCTCGTGATATTAAATACGGTAGGGGGAGATGTTGAAGCGGGTCTTGCCATAGCTGAAATGCTAGGTTCTCTATCCAAACCTACCGTATCCATTGTTTTAGGGGGCGGTCATTCGATTGGGGTTCCAATTGCCGTATCCTGCACCCATTCTTTTATTGCTGAAACAGCTACAATGACAATCCATCCCGTCCGTTTAACGGGGCTTGTGATTGGCGTTCCGCAAACCTTTGAGTATCTTGATAAAATGCAGGACCGCGTTGTAAACTTCGTAACGAAGCATTCAAATATTTCAGAAGAAAAATTTAAAGAGCTAATGTTCTCAAAAGGGAATCTGACGCGGGATATCGGTACAAATGTCGTTGGTACTGACGCAGTGGAATACGGACTCATTGATGCGGTTGGCGGAGTCGGATCGGCTATAAAGAAGCTGAATGAGCTGATTGAGCAAAATAAAGGGAATGATCAAGAGGAGCAGGTGCTGCAATGA
- a CDS encoding YlzJ-like family protein encodes MILYTMMPQELIFAENGSEAPSEKMAVVNGVEMIVRPCDDQSYEVVRLLSSNPNHYLQSECMPGQKIRSSMVVF; translated from the coding sequence ATGATTCTGTATACGATGATGCCCCAGGAGCTCATTTTTGCAGAAAACGGAAGTGAAGCTCCATCAGAAAAAATGGCGGTAGTCAATGGAGTGGAAATGATCGTGCGGCCATGTGATGACCAATCTTATGAGGTAGTCCGGCTGCTTAGCAGCAACCCGAATCATTACCTGCAAAGTGAGTGCATGCCTGGACAAAAAATCAGATCCAGCATGGTGGTATTCTAG
- a CDS encoding DNA translocase FtsK translates to MAKKKRRQQKKSSGRPVFKYELAGLGMTAASIIAMAKLGIAGMAIVQFFRFFAGEWHILFLIGLGAAGIYVFWYKKRPPFSSRRMIGIYLITLALLLLTHISLFEAVLARGEAGSSSVIRNTWELFAMELKGESVTRDLGGGMIGALLFAASYFLFAAAGSKLIAAGMIVAGILLITDKSLQETLFKLFGPVFTFFKKQFAAFIQDMRKLPKSFKKKKRKPSMPAEKKTRRSKEDTDEPEIEAYEPISRYDEDSEPIISSFADRVEREETAPEPPPEAAAEKGTGVDPEPVPGIQISFSEVENKDYKLPPVSLLKQPQHNGQQTDKKNIYENARKLERTFQSFGVKAKVTQVHLGPAVTKYEVYPDTGVKVSRIVNLSDDLALALAAKDIRIEAPIPGKSAIGIEVPNSEVAMVSLREVIDNNVNDRPDAKLLIGLGRDISGEAVLAEMNKMPHLLVAGSTGSGKSVCINGIITSILMRAKPHEVKMMMIDPKMVELNVYNGIPHLLAPVVTDPKKASQALKKVVNEMERRYELFSHTGTRNIEGYNENIRRINTEEGEKQPELPYIVVIVDELADLMMVASSDVEDSITRLSQMARAAGIHLIIATQRPSVDVITGVIKANIPSRIAFSVSSMTDSRTILDMGGAEKLLGRGDMLFLPVGASKPVRVQGAFLSDNEVEEVVNFVIGQQKAQYQENMIPTETAETASDVNDDLYEEAVQLVVDMQTASVSMLQRRFRVGYTRAARLIDAMEERGVVGPYEGSKPREVLMSKGQHDEMSS, encoded by the coding sequence ATGGCAAAAAAGAAACGGCGTCAGCAAAAGAAAAGCTCCGGCAGACCAGTCTTCAAATATGAACTGGCCGGCTTAGGAATGACGGCAGCATCCATTATTGCAATGGCCAAGCTGGGCATTGCCGGGATGGCCATTGTCCAATTTTTCCGGTTTTTTGCAGGAGAGTGGCATATCCTCTTTCTGATTGGACTCGGAGCGGCAGGAATTTATGTTTTTTGGTACAAAAAAAGACCTCCATTCTCATCGAGAAGAATGATCGGGATTTATTTAATTACCTTAGCGCTTCTGCTGCTAACACACATAAGCTTATTTGAAGCGGTGCTGGCACGGGGAGAAGCAGGATCCTCAAGTGTAATTCGGAATACATGGGAACTGTTTGCGATGGAGCTTAAAGGCGAAAGTGTTACCCGGGATCTAGGTGGAGGAATGATTGGCGCATTGTTGTTTGCAGCATCCTATTTTCTGTTTGCAGCAGCTGGTTCCAAATTGATTGCAGCGGGCATGATTGTGGCCGGTATTTTGCTTATCACAGATAAATCCCTCCAAGAAACGTTATTTAAATTGTTTGGTCCTGTCTTTACATTTTTCAAAAAGCAATTCGCGGCCTTTATTCAAGATATGCGTAAGCTTCCTAAATCCTTTAAAAAGAAAAAAAGAAAACCCTCTATGCCTGCGGAAAAGAAGACTCGCAGGTCGAAAGAAGATACTGATGAGCCGGAAATTGAAGCCTATGAACCGATAAGCAGGTACGATGAGGATTCAGAGCCCATTATTTCAAGCTTTGCAGATCGTGTTGAAAGGGAGGAGACAGCCCCTGAACCTCCTCCTGAAGCTGCCGCTGAGAAAGGTACAGGTGTGGATCCTGAACCGGTGCCGGGAATTCAAATCAGCTTCTCGGAAGTTGAAAACAAAGATTATAAGCTGCCTCCTGTCTCATTGTTAAAACAGCCTCAGCACAATGGACAGCAGACTGACAAAAAGAACATTTATGAAAATGCAAGGAAACTTGAAAGAACCTTTCAAAGCTTTGGAGTCAAAGCGAAGGTTACCCAGGTTCATCTTGGTCCAGCAGTAACCAAATATGAAGTATATCCGGATACTGGTGTGAAGGTCAGCCGGATTGTTAATTTAAGTGATGATCTGGCATTGGCGCTTGCCGCAAAGGATATTAGGATTGAAGCACCGATTCCCGGGAAATCGGCGATCGGCATTGAAGTTCCTAATTCTGAGGTTGCGATGGTTTCGCTTCGGGAGGTTATAGACAATAACGTGAATGACCGGCCTGATGCGAAGCTGCTAATAGGTCTGGGCCGTGATATTTCAGGTGAAGCCGTGCTTGCTGAAATGAATAAAATGCCGCATTTGCTCGTAGCCGGATCAACGGGCAGCGGGAAAAGTGTATGCATAAATGGCATTATTACAAGCATTTTGATGAGAGCTAAGCCTCATGAAGTGAAAATGATGATGATCGATCCGAAAATGGTTGAGCTGAATGTTTATAACGGAATTCCGCATCTGCTTGCTCCCGTTGTAACAGACCCGAAAAAAGCGTCTCAGGCTCTGAAAAAAGTGGTAAATGAGATGGAAAGAAGGTATGAGCTTTTTTCCCATACCGGAACAAGAAATATTGAAGGGTATAACGAAAATATTAGAAGAATCAACACAGAAGAAGGGGAAAAACAGCCTGAGCTTCCTTATATTGTGGTCATCGTTGATGAACTTGCAGACTTAATGATGGTCGCTTCTTCCGACGTTGAGGATTCCATCACAAGACTTTCCCAAATGGCAAGGGCCGCTGGGATCCATTTAATAATTGCCACTCAAAGACCGTCTGTAGACGTTATTACAGGGGTAATAAAAGCGAATATTCCATCACGGATCGCCTTCAGCGTCTCTTCTATGACGGATTCCCGTACCATATTGGATATGGGAGGCGCGGAAAAGCTTCTCGGAAGAGGGGACATGCTCTTCCTGCCTGTCGGGGCATCCAAGCCAGTACGCGTTCAGGGTGCTTTTTTATCAGACAATGAAGTAGAAGAAGTAGTAAACTTTGTCATTGGCCAGCAAAAAGCACAATATCAGGAAAATATGATTCCGACCGAAACTGCTGAAACAGCAAGCGATGTGAATGATGATCTGTATGAAGAAGCTGTTCAGCTGGTGGTCGATATGCAGACAGCCTCGGTCTCAATGCTGCAGAGAAGGTTCCGCGTCGGTTATACAAGGGCCGCAAGACTGATAGACGCCATGGAAGAACGTGGAGTTGTAGGACCTTATGAGGGGAGCAAACCACGGGAAGTTTTGATGAGCAAAGGACAGCATGATGAAATGAGTTCATAA